The following coding sequences are from one Lolium rigidum isolate FL_2022 chromosome 6, APGP_CSIRO_Lrig_0.1, whole genome shotgun sequence window:
- the LOC124667928 gene encoding disease resistance protein RPM1-like gives MAESVLLLVIKKIGIALGNGALDQASSQFSKYATQLVELQHSMGRVARELRVMHNVLCQMDIRNRNDQVYEGWLDEVRMVAHVMEDMVDEYLNQVGQEHDMGCCFYLKKGLRRPRSLLSLNQIASNVHEIEKDIAHLSEMKNRWVPMVNNGDTSSSNYIVKRSQDLANISRSLHEEDLVGVDKNREKLQQWLEGEDGECSVITLHGMGGLGKTALAANVYKMQREKFQCHAWVSISQTYSREDVLMNIIKELCKDRVDFLSNIATMDITCLEDTVKKFLEKKKYLIVLDDVWTPDAFDDLSRALLSNGMGSRLLITTREGDVAALASRGHILTLEALPEDKAWDLFSKKSFPRETNHECPQGLKPLSKEIVSKCKGLPLAIVSIGSLLHVREKTLGEWRRINDQLSWEIINNPRLGHIRNVLHLSFIYLPEYLKCCFMYCSLFPEDYLFQRKKLLRLWIAEGFVIERGASTLEEVAEGYLKELVNRNMLQLVDRNPFGRIKRLRMHDIIRELAVDLCQKERFGVKYEEVKCGGSVQRDERRLVVHKLKKDIQESFCSVHGLRSFITLDKNMPSFTVLPLLSEKSRYMTVLELSGLPIEKIPDAIGDLFNLRHLGLRDTKVKVLPKSVRKLSNLLTLDLCNSDIQELPSWIVKLENLRHLFAEKVNDQSFRVLHSLSGVCITKGLGNLKNLQTLHALDAQDESVRQIGELRQLRSLRILNVKGIYCELLCRSLVQMPFLSYLYVGASEDNEVLMLNALPPNLQKISLNGKLAEGTLLRESPLIQAMEQNMHELYLRWSQLREDPLPSLSRLENLTVLQFTRAYNGEKLEFLRGWFPKLKVLYLRDLPNLKQLEMKKGAMATLKSLTLFNLGSMAVVPSGIEFVMPLQYLSFYEITHDFLMSLCQHPRIARIPWQYTLRD, from the coding sequence ATGGCTGAAAGTGTGCTTCTTCTAGTCATTAAAAAGATCGGAATCGCCTTGGGGAATGGAGCTCTAGATCAGGCCAGCTCTCAGTTTTCCAAGTATGCGACACAACTCGTAGAGCTGCAGCACAGCATGGGTCGTGTTGCGAGGGAGCTTCGTGTAATGCACAATGTTCTCTGTCAAATGGACATCCGAAACCGCAACGATCAGGTTTATGAGGGCTGGTTGGATGAGGTGCGGATGGTAGCACATGTAATGGAGGACATGGTGGATGAGTACTTGAATCAAGTTGGTCAGGAACATGATATGGGGTGTTGCTTTTACCTGAAGAAAGGGCTCAGAAGACCAAGGTCTCTGCTTTCCTTGAACCAGATAGCGTCCAATGTGCATGAAATAGAGAAAGACATTGCACACTTATCGGAGATGAAAAACCGTTGGGTTCCCATGGTAAACAATGGAGATACTAGCAGCTCGAATTACATTGTGAAGAGGTCCCAAGATCTAGCAAACATTTCACGTTCCCTCCATGAAGAAGATCTAGTTGGAGTGGACAAAAACAGAGAAAAACTTCAGCAGTGGTTggaaggtgaagatggggaatgcTCTGTGATAACCCTGCATGGAATGGGAGGGCTTGGCAAAACAGCTTTAGCTGCAAATGTCTACAAGATGCAGAGAGAGAAATTTCAGTGCCACGCATGGGTCTCCATCTCTCAAACTTATTCTAGAGAAGATGTCTTGATGAATATAATCAAGGAACTCTGTAAAGATAGAGTTGATTTTTTATCGAACATCGCCACAATGGACATAACATGCCTTGAAGATACAGTGAAGAAATTTCTGGAGAAAAAGAAGTATTTGATCGTACTGGACGATGTTTGGACTCCAGATGCGTTTGATGACTTGTCTAGGGCACTTCTTAGTAATGGCATGGGAAGTAGGTTGCTAATTACAACACGAGAAGGTGATGTTGCTGCACTTGCTTCTCGTGGACATATTTTAACACTGGAAGCTTTACCAGAAGACAAGGCATGGGATCTCTTTTCAAAGAAATCATTTCCAAGGGAAACAAATCATGAATGTCCTCAGGGTTTGAAGCCTTTGTCCAAGGAAATAGTTAGCAAGTGTAAAGGCTTGCCTCTCGCGATTGTGTCAATTGGTAGCCTTTTGCACGTCCGCGAGAAAACTTTAGGAGAATGGAGAAGAATAAATGACCAACTGAGCTGGGAGATAATTAATAATCCAAGGCTCGGCCACATCAGGAATGTTTTGCATCTGAGCTTCATATACCTTCCGGAATACTTGAAGTGTTGTTTCATGTACTGCAGCTTATTTCCTGAAGACTATCTTTTCCAAAGAAAAAAACTTCTAAGGCTATGGATAGCAGAGGGCTTCGTCATTGAAAGGGGCGCGAGTACCTTAGAAGAAGTGGCAGAAGGCTATTTGAAGGAATTGGTCAACAGAAACATGCTACAGCTGGTTGATAGAAACCCATTTGGCAGGATAAAGAGATTAAGGATGCATGATATCATACGTGAACTGGCAGTTGATTTGTGCCAGAAGGAACGTTTTGGTGTAAAATATGAGGAGGTTAAATGCGGGGGATCTGTTCAGAGGGATGAACGCCGATTGGTAGTGCACAAACTGAAGAAGGACATTCAAGAGTCATTTTGTAGTGTCCATGGACTTCGAAGTTTCATTACACTGGACAAAAACATGCCATCATTCACTGTACTACCTCTACTATCTGAGAAGTCAAGATATATGACTGTGCTAGAATTAAGTGGCCTACCAATTGAGAAGATACCTGATGCTATTGGAGATCTTTTTAATCTTCGCCATTTGGGTTTGCGGGATACAAAAGTGAAGGTTCTACCGAAATCAGTCAGGAAGCTTTCAAATTTGTTGACACTAGACCTATGTAACAGTGACATACAAGAGCTCCCTTCATGGATTGTCAAGCTGGAGAACCTTAGGCACTTATTTGCAGAGAAAGTGAATGATCAATCCTTTAGAGTTCTACATTCACTTAGTGGTGTATGCATCACCAAGGGTCTTGGTAACCTAAAAAATCTGCAGACTCTACATGCGTTGGATGCGCAAGATGAGTCTGTCAGACAAATAGGGGAGCTGAGACAACTTAGGAGCTTGAGGATACTGAATGTGAAGGGGATCTACTGTGAACTCCTCTGCAGATCTCTAGTGCAGATGCCATTTTTGTCCTACCTATATGTGGGTGCAAGTGAAGATAATGAGGTTCTCATGTTGAACGCCCTCCCGCCTAACCTGCAAAAGATAAGTTTGAATGGAAAATTAGCCGAAGGCACATTGTTGAGAGAGTCACCTCTCATCCAAGCTATGGAGCAAAACATGCATGAACTATATCTACGTTGGTCCCAGCTGAGAGAAGACCCACTGCCATCCCTTTCTCGGTTGGAAAATTTGACGGTTCTACAATTCACTAGAGCATACAATGGAGAGAAGTTGGAGTTTCTCAGGGGATGGTTTCCCAAGCTGAAGGTTCTCTATTTGCGTGATCTGCCGAATCTGAAGCAGCTAGAGATGAAGAAGGGCGCCATGGCAACTCTGAAAAGTTTAACACTATTCAACCTCGGCAGTATGGCGGTGGTCCCATCTGGCATTGAGTTCGTCATGCCCCTTCAGTACCTAAGCTTCTACGAAATCACCCATGATTTCTTGATGTCGTTGTGCCAACACCCTCGAATTGCCCGTATTCCATGGCAGTATACTCTTCGAGATTGA
- the LOC124659508 gene encoding uncharacterized protein LOC124659508 → MKINYFILCVHARLLASFSGTTSGSSASSTIDPCPDTTLRLHIIIRSYLAPACLFNTAPNGLSRGFSSCSAFHYELATKPYCWVSYLQRSIWKSILAKLVQTQ, encoded by the exons ATGAAGATTAATTACTTCATCCTCTGCGTTCACGCCAGGCTCCTTGCCTCCTTCTCTGGTACCACCTCTGGCTCGTCCGCGTCAAGCACCATCGATCCCTGCCCCGACACCACTCTTCGGCTTCACATCATCATCA GATCATATCTTGCGCCAGCATGTTTATTCAATACCGCTCCGAATGGCTTGAGTCGAGGCTTCTCTTCCTGCTCTGCATTCCACTATGAGTTAGCAACAAAG CCATATTGTTGGGTCAGCTATCTCCAACGCTCTATCTGGAAGAGCATCCTCGCAAAACTTGTGCAGACCCAATGA